A region from the Bacteroidota bacterium genome encodes:
- a CDS encoding RNA polymerase sigma factor: MTAVEFNYNLTGMQKSLEVFARQLTGNDDDAKDLLQETFLKALVYREKFVNNNNFKAWVFTIMKNIFINNYRRNKKAKTFIDQTDNLYYINSGAEDTMFNPLSVIATKELTQGIEELDKDFRRAFEMYNEGYKYKEIADKLGLTIGTVKSRIFYSRKKLMENMSEYKP; the protein is encoded by the coding sequence ATGACCGCAGTCGAATTTAACTATAACCTTACCGGAATGCAGAAAAGTCTGGAGGTATTTGCCCGTCAGCTCACCGGCAATGATGACGACGCAAAGGACCTTTTGCAGGAAACCTTCCTCAAGGCACTGGTGTACCGCGAGAAGTTTGTGAACAACAACAACTTCAAGGCGTGGGTTTTCACCATCATGAAAAATATTTTCATTAACAACTACCGTCGGAACAAGAAGGCTAAGACCTTTATTGACCAGACTGACAATCTGTATTATATCAATTCGGGAGCCGAGGACACCATGTTCAACCCCCTTTCGGTTATTGCCACCAAAGAGCTTACCCAGGGCATCGAGGAGCTGGACAAAGATTTCCGCAGGGCCTTCGAAATGTACAACGAAGGTTACAAGTACAAGGAAATAGCCGACAAACTCGGACTGACCATCGGCACGGTGAAAAGCCGCATTTTTTACAGCCGCAAAAAACTCATGGAAAACATGAGTGAATACAAACCATAA